One region of Macadamia integrifolia cultivar HAES 741 chromosome 11, SCU_Mint_v3, whole genome shotgun sequence genomic DNA includes:
- the LOC122093971 gene encoding eukaryotic translation initiation factor 3 subunit A-like — translation MSTFAKPENALKRAEELINVGQKQAALQALHDLITSKRYRAWQKTLERIMFKYVELCVDMRKGRFAKDGLIQYRIVCQQVNVNSLEEVIKHFMHLSTEKAEQARSQAQALEEALDVDDLEADKRPEDLMLSYVSGEKGKDRSDREVVTPWFKFLWETYRTVLEILRNNSKLEALYAMTAHRAFQFCKQYKRTTEFRRLCEIIRNHLANLNKYRDQRDRPDLSSPESLQLYLDTRFEQLKIANELKLWQEAFRSVEDIHGLMCMVKKTPKPSLMVIYYAKLTEIFWVSDSHLYHAYAWFKLFTLQKSYNKNLTQKDLQLIASSVVLAALSVTPYAHTHGASHLELENEKDRNLRMASLIGFSLDPKREIREVLSRSSLLSELVSKGVMTCVSQEVKDLYHLLEHEFLPLDLASKAQPLLTKISKVGGKLASASSVPELQLSQYIPALEKLATLRLLQQVSQVYQTMKTEVLSRMIPFFDSSVVEKISVDAVKYNFISMKVDHRKGAVVFGKLDLESDRLQNHLTVLAESLNKAKALISPPVKNESKLGETLPGLSEIVDKEHMRLLARKSIIEKRKEEQERQMLEMEREEESKRLKLQKITEEAEQKRLATEYSRREEQRIRREIEERELEEAQAMLQEAEKRSKKKGKKTVIEGEKVTKQSLIELALSEQLKERQEMEKKLQRLAKTMDYMERAKREEEASLIEAAYQKRLVEEEILHEHEQQQEIELSRQRHAGDLLEKNRLVHILEQKNIFQERIVSHREAEFNKIKREKEERIGKLLQLKKQEREAKRKLIFYLKSEEERLIKLEEEEAARKLEEVERRKKEEAERLAKLNEIAEKQRKREKELEEKERLMKGRPAEPPTRPAEHPAGSPQPEPIAVATAAASSTGKYVPKFMRAKQEGSGVAPPPEPDRWGKQDDRPPHANDKWRSDDRRYPSGGSRPTTWSSSRITPRGGSER, via the exons ATGTCGACTTTTGCGAAGCCAGAGAATGCCCTGAAGCGTGCCGAAG AGTTAATCAATGTTGGACAGAAGCAAGCAGCCCTGCAAGCACTTCATGATCTGATCACTTCGAAGCGGTACAGAGCATGGCAGAAGACACTTGAACGTATAATGTTTAAGTATGTAGAGCTCTGTGTGGACATGCGAAAGGGTAGATTTGCCAAGGATGGTCTGATCCAGTATCGTATTGTATGCCAGCAAGTGAATGTTAATTCATTAGAGGAAGTGATTAAACATTTTATGCATCTGTCCACTGAGAAAGCAGAGCAAGCTCGAAGTCAAGCACAGGCCCTGGAAGAAGCTCTGGATGTTGATGATCTGGAAGCAGACAAAAGACCAGAAGACCTAATGTTAAGCTATGTTAgtggagagaaaggaaaggataGGTCCGATCGTGAAGTTGTAACCCCGTGGTTCAAATTCTTGTGGGAAACCTATAGAACAGTGCTTGAGATTTTGCGTAACAACTCAAAATTGGAAGCACTATATGCG ATGACGGCACACCGGGCTTTCCAGTTCTGTAAGCAATATAAACGAACAACAGAGTTTCGCAGGCTATGTGAAATAATCAGGAATCATCTGGCAAATCTAAACAAATACAGAGACCAGAGGGACCGTCCTGACTTGTCGTCTCCAGAAAGCTTGCAGCTATATCTTGACACAAGGTTCGAGCAGCTCAAGATTGCAAACGAACTCAAACTCTGGCAG GAAGCTTTCCGTTCAGTTGAAGATATTCATGGGTTGATGTGCATGGTTAAGAAAACTCCCAAGCCATCCTTGAtggtcatttattatgctaaaCTAACGGAGATATTTTGGGTTTCAGACAGCCACCTTTATCATGCTTATGCATGGTTTAAACTTTTCACACTACAGAAATCTTATAACAAGAATTTAACCCAGAAGGATTTGCAATTGATAGCATCTTCAGTTGTTTTAGCTGCACTTTCTGTGACCCCCTATGCTCACACACACGGTGCATCTCATTTGGAGCTTGAAAATGAGAAGGATAGAAATCTGAGGATGGCCAGCCTTATAGGGTTTAGTCTTGACCCTAAACGCGAGATCAGAGAAGTG CTTTCAAGGTCTTCACTTCTTTCGGAACTG GTTTCAAAAGGCGTAATGACCTGTGTATCTCAGGAAGTAAAAGATCTTTACCATCTTTTAGAGCATGAGTTTCTCCCCTTAGATCTTGCTTCTAAAGCACAGCCACTGTTAACCAAAATTTCCAAAGTTGGAGGGAAGCTTGCCTCAGCTTCTTCTGTTCCTGAATTACAGCTATCACAGTATATTCCTGCCCTTGAAAAGCTTGCTACTTTGAGATTGCTACAGCAG GTTTCCCAGGTTTATCAGACAATGAAGACTGAGGTGCTGTCTAGGATGATCCCATTTTTTGATAGTTCTGTTGTGGAAAAGATTTCTGTTGATGCTGTCAAATATAATTTCATCTCCATGAAAGTTGACCATAGGAAGGGTGCTGTTGTATTTGGTAAATTG GACCTTGAATCAGACAGGCTTCAAAATCACCTCACTGTTCTTGCTGAATCTCTTAATAAAGCAAAGGCCCTGATTTCTCCTCCAGTGAAGAATGAATCCAAATTAGGTGAAACTTTGCCAGGTTTATCTGAGATTGTTGATAAAGAACACATGAGGCTTCTTGCTCGGAAATCAATAATTGAGAAACGCAAGGAAGAGCAAGAACGACAAATGTTAGAAATG GAGCGAGAGGAAGAGTCAAAGAGACTTAAATTACAGAAAATAACTGAAGAGGCTGAACAGAAGAGACTTGCCACTGAGTATTCCCGAAGAGAGGAACAAAGGATTCGCAGGGAAATCGAAGAGAGAGAACTTGAAGAAGCGCAAGCTATGCTTCAGGAAGCAGAGAAACGTagtaaaaagaagggaaagaagactGTCATTGAAGGG GAGAAAGTGACCAAACAGTCATTGATTGAATTGGCTTTGAGTGAGCAACTCAAAGAGAGGCAGGAAATGGAAAAGAAGTTACAGAGACTTGCCAAAACAATGGATTATATGGAAAGAgcgaagagagaagaggaggcGTCTCTGATAGAAGCTGCATATCAAAAGCGGTTGGTGGAAGAAGAGATACTTCATGAACATGAGCAGCAG CAAGAGATTGAGCTGAGCAGACAGCGGCATGCGGGAGACTTGCTGGAGAAGAACAGGCTGGTTCACATTTTGGAACAGAAG AATATATTCCAGGAGAGGATTGTCAGCCATCGAGAAGctgaatttaataaaataaagagggagaaagaggagcgAATCGGGAAACTTCTGCAGTTGAAGAAGCAGGAGAGGGAGGCTAAGAGGAAGTtgatattctatttgaaatctGAAGAGGAGAGGTTGATAAAGTTGGAGGAAGAGGAGGCTGCTCGGAAGCTTGAAG AGGTTGAGAGgcgaaagaaggaagaagcagaacGTCTGGCAAAGTTGAATGAAATTGCTGAAAagcagaggaagagggagaaggaattggaagagaaggagaggctGATGAAAGGTAGGCCCGCTGAGCCACCAACAAGGCCCGCTGAGCATCCTGCTGGGTCCCCTCAGCCAGAACCTATAGCTGTTGCTACTGCTGCTGCATCATCTACTGGGAAATATGTTCCCAAGTTTATGCGTGCGAAACAGGAAGGCTCTGGAGTTGCTCCACCTCCGGAACCTGATCGGTGGGGAAAACAGGATGATCGTCCACCCCATGCTAATGACAAGTGGCGTAGCGATGACCGTCGGTACCCAAGTGGTGGCTCAAGGCCCACCACATGGTCGTCATCAAGGATAACTCCGCGTGGTGGATCTGAACGTTGA
- the LOC122093363 gene encoding uncharacterized protein LOC122093363: MAFLVSNLSPSLLVQAKSKEKLIHQTSLTKPTPPCPPLLSSFPLTKLETPPVRRSQDKDLPIQQDKQKDDFYVNLGLAVRTLREDLPLIFSKELNYDIYRDDITFMDPLNTFTGIDKYKLIFWALRFHSRILFREISFEVYRIWQPSENVILIRWNLRGVPRVPWEAKGQFQGTSRYKLDRNGKIYEHKVDNLAFNFPQTLKPAASVLDLVAACPASPNPTFLWGPTEAYTSAWLDFYQAVRGTLYSEGYLLMQDGLVTCS; encoded by the exons ATGGCGTTTCTTGTGTcaaatctctctccctctctgcttGTTCAagccaaatcaaaagaaaagctCATCCACCAAACTTCTCTAACAAAACCCACTCCTCCATGCCCTCCTCTGCTCTCTTCCTTTCCTCTCACCAAACTCGAAACCCCACCCGTTCGCCGTTCGCAGGATAAGGACCTCCCTATTCAACAGGATAAGCAGAAGGACGATTTCTATGTTAATCTCGGCCTTGCTGTGAGGACTCTGAGAGAAGACTTACCTTTAATCTTCTCCAAGGAACTTAATTATGACATCTACAg aGATGATATAACTTTCATGGACCCATTGAACACCTTCACCGGAATTGATAAATATAAATTGATCTTCTGGGCCTTGCGTTTCCATAGCCGAATTCTGTTTCGGGAAATTTCCTTTGAGGTTTATAGGATATGGCAGCCTTCTGAGAATGTTATATTAATCAGATGGAACTTGAGGGGTGTTCCCAGGGTTCCATGGGAGGCAAAGGGTCAATTTCAGGGGACTTCGAGGTATAAGTTGGACAGGAATGGGAAAATTTATGAACACAAAGTCGACAATTTGGCGTTTAATTTCCCACAGACATTGAAACCGGCTGCGTCGGTGTTGGATTTGGTTGCTGCCTGCCCGGCTAGCCCCAATCCGACATTCTTATGGGGGCCAACAGAAGCATACACATCAGCGTGGTTGGACTTTTATCAGGCAGTGAGGGGGACTTTGTATAGTGAAGGGTATTTGCTTATGCAAGATGGGTTGGTTACATGTTCATAA
- the LOC122093198 gene encoding membrane magnesium transporter, translating into MRIGFLIGMIGLAILGHAAYSTIQYRGLLKILEEEFSGPPMNVVVELLLGLVFCMFAALSVPGEFLSILPDSDENRIVSLPDNLDFMVFNHRGKVFPSEMDMKIKL; encoded by the exons ATGAGGATTGGCTTCCTGATCGGAATGATAGGGCTTGCAATTCTGGGTCACGCAGCTTACTCTACCATTCAGT ATAGAGGTTTGTTGAAGATCCTGGAGGAAGAATTCTCGGGACCTCCTATGAAT GTGGTGGTTGAGCTGCTTCTAGGTTTAGTTTTCTGTATGTTTGCGGCGTTAAGTGTGCCGGGAGAATTCCTATCCATACTTCCTGATTCGGATGAGAACAG GATAGTTTCATTACCAGACAACCTAGACTTCATGGTCTTTAACCATCGTGGCAAAGTATTTCCCTCAGAGATGGATATGAAGATCAAACTTTAA